From the Streptomyces sp. KMM 9044 genome, one window contains:
- a CDS encoding phosphotransferase: MDEVRARDVLAAAGVLPGRAAAGDARLLALGENAVFAAGDLVVKVGRDSGLLERARREMAIALWLAEENVPAVRAARPQALLVEGHPVTVWHRLPAPVRPAEPGDLAALLRVVHALPAPAFGLPPRELLGGVERWLRLAGEAIAPEDAAYLRERRDGFAAAAAALTPRLPPGPVHGDALPRNVHVGPDGPVLVDLETFSADLREHDLVVMALSHDRYGLPAQAYASFTGTYGWDVREWEGCAVLRGARETASCAWVAQHAPSNPKALAEFERRVASLRDADPTVRWHPF; encoded by the coding sequence ATGGACGAGGTACGGGCGCGGGACGTCCTGGCGGCGGCGGGCGTGCTGCCGGGGCGCGCGGCCGCCGGGGACGCGCGGCTGCTCGCCCTGGGCGAGAACGCGGTGTTCGCCGCCGGCGACCTGGTCGTCAAGGTGGGCCGCGACAGCGGCCTGCTGGAGCGCGCCCGCCGGGAGATGGCGATCGCGCTGTGGCTCGCCGAGGAGAACGTTCCGGCGGTGCGGGCGGCACGGCCGCAGGCACTGCTCGTCGAGGGTCACCCGGTGACGGTCTGGCACCGGCTGCCCGCGCCGGTGCGACCCGCCGAACCCGGGGATCTGGCCGCGCTGCTGCGGGTGGTCCACGCCCTTCCCGCTCCCGCCTTCGGGCTGCCGCCCCGCGAGCTGCTGGGCGGCGTGGAACGCTGGCTGCGGCTCGCGGGCGAGGCGATCGCCCCCGAGGACGCGGCGTATCTGCGCGAGCGGCGGGACGGTTTCGCGGCGGCTGCCGCGGCCCTGACACCCCGTCTGCCGCCGGGGCCGGTCCACGGGGACGCGCTGCCCCGGAACGTGCACGTCGGGCCGGACGGGCCGGTCCTGGTCGACCTGGAGACCTTCTCCGCGGATCTGCGCGAGCACGACCTGGTGGTCATGGCCCTCTCCCACGACCGCTACGGGCTCCCCGCGCAGGCGTACGCGTCCTTCACCGGGACCTACGGCTGGGACGTGCGCGAGTGGGAGGGCTGCGCGGTGCTGCGCGGCGCGCGGGAGACGGCCAGCTGCGCCTGGGTCGCCCAGCACGCCCCGAGCAACCCGAAGGCTCTGGCCGAATTCGAACGCCGCGTGGCGTCCCTCCGCGACGCCGACCCGACGGTCCGCTGGCACCCCTTCTGA
- a CDS encoding 3'-5' exonuclease — protein sequence MGWHRELLIGFDLETTGTDPYEARIVTGAVIEVRDGVPQGRREWLADPGVPIPADAVAVHGISGERATAEGSPAGQVADQAADALAGHWRRGVPVVAYNAAFDLSLLSAELRRYGLPSLSDRLGGMEPAPVIDPYTIDRSVDRYRRGKRNLEAVCAEYGVTLDSAHDAAADALAAARLARAIAGRHPRVAALGPAELHRRQIEWYAEWAADFQGFLRRKGDATATIDGTWPLREPAGERV from the coding sequence ATGGGATGGCACCGGGAGCTGCTGATCGGCTTCGACCTCGAGACGACGGGTACCGACCCGTACGAGGCACGCATCGTCACGGGAGCCGTGATCGAGGTCAGGGACGGAGTGCCGCAGGGGCGCAGGGAGTGGCTGGCCGACCCCGGCGTGCCCATCCCGGCGGACGCGGTGGCGGTCCACGGCATCAGCGGCGAGCGTGCGACGGCCGAGGGAAGCCCCGCCGGCCAGGTCGCCGACCAGGCCGCCGACGCACTCGCCGGTCACTGGAGGAGGGGGGTTCCGGTCGTCGCCTACAACGCCGCGTTCGACCTGTCCCTGCTCTCCGCCGAACTGCGGCGGTACGGGCTGCCGTCGCTGAGTGACCGGCTGGGCGGCATGGAGCCCGCCCCGGTCATCGATCCGTACACGATCGACCGCAGCGTCGACCGCTACCGCCGTGGCAAGCGCAACCTGGAAGCGGTCTGCGCCGAGTACGGTGTCACTCTCGACTCCGCGCACGACGCGGCGGCCGACGCCCTCGCCGCCGCCCGGCTGGCCCGCGCGATAGCCGGCCGCCACCCGAGGGTCGCGGCGCTCGGCCCGGCGGAGCTGCACCGCCGCCAGATCGAGTGGTACGCCGAATGGGCGGCGGACTTCCAGGGCTTCCTGCGCCGCAAGGGCGACGCCACCGCGACGATCGACGGGACCTGGCCCCTGCGCGAGCCGGCGGGCGAGCGGGTCTGA